The following proteins are encoded in a genomic region of Lentimicrobiaceae bacterium:
- a CDS encoding site-specific DNA-methyltransferase, protein MNRNKGTETSDFGTSGRINHDSSKFYNSKLYSTLEEQKLVDKTEKKLPDELVNEIILGTAENMKEIPNNSIHLMITSPPYNVSKVYDDDLSLKEYLQLLENSFKETYRVLVNGGRACINVANLGRKPYIPLSDYISQMMLEIGYNMRGEVIWNKAASASPSTAWGSWQSAANPILRDVHEYILIFSKGDYNRIANGKKNTITKEQFMEWTKSIWTMNAESARRIGHPAPFPEELPFRLIQLYSFTDDIILDPFMGSGTTAVSAVKSQRKFIGYDISKDYISLAENRLKPYLTQTKMAFGNLETTEH, encoded by the coding sequence ATGAACAGAAATAAAGGGACAGAAACAAGTGATTTTGGAACAAGTGGTAGAATTAATCACGACAGTTCAAAATTTTATAATTCTAAATTATATTCAACTCTTGAAGAACAAAAACTAGTTGATAAAACAGAGAAAAAATTGCCAGATGAATTAGTGAATGAGATTATTCTCGGTACGGCAGAGAATATGAAAGAGATTCCTAACAACTCTATTCATTTAATGATTACATCACCGCCTTACAATGTTTCAAAAGTTTATGATGACGACCTTTCACTAAAAGAATATTTGCAGTTACTTGAAAATTCTTTCAAAGAAACTTATCGTGTGCTTGTGAACGGCGGACGCGCTTGTATTAATGTCGCTAATCTTGGCCGCAAACCTTACATTCCTCTTTCAGACTATATTTCTCAGATGATGTTAGAAATAGGTTATAATATGAGGGGCGAAGTTATTTGGAATAAGGCAGCAAGTGCAAGCCCTTCTACTGCATGGGGTAGTTGGCAAAGTGCCGCAAATCCAATACTCCGTGACGTTCATGAATATATTTTAATTTTTTCAAAAGGTGATTACAATAGAATTGCGAATGGGAAAAAGAATACTATAACTAAAGAACAATTCATGGAATGGACAAAATCCATATGGACAATGAATGCTGAAAGTGCAAGACGAATTGGACACCCTGCACCATTTCCAGAGGAATTACCTTTTCGCTTAATACAGTTGTATTCTTTCACCGATGATATTATTCTTGATCCTTTTATGGGTAGTGGTACGACAGCTGTTTCAGCAGTTAAATCACAGAGAAAATTTATTGGTTACGATATCAGTAAAGATTATATTTCACTTGCTGAAAACAGATTAAAGCCCTACCTAACACAGACAAAAATGGCATTTGGAAATCTTGAAACGACAGAACACTAA